The Stenotrophomonas indicatrix DNA segment GACCGTGCTGCTGCGTGCCGACGCGCGCACTCCCTACCAGGCCGTGGTCACCGCGCAGGATGCGCTGGGCCAGCTCGGCTTCCGTCGTATCGCCATTGCAACAGCGCCAGAGGTGCGTCCATGAGTTCCCATCACGCGCCAGTGTGGCCGATCTACAAACGTCTGCTGGGCTATACCCGCACCTACTGGGTCTTCATGATCGGCGCGGTCATCGCGATGGTGGTCGAAGCCCTGGCCGGCTATCACTTCACCAAGCTGATGGAGCCGCTGGTCAACCGGGGCTTTGTCAACCCTGAGCCGCGCATGGCGGTGATCCTGCCGCTGACCATCCTCGGCCTGTTCCTGATGCGCAGCGTGGCGACCTGGGTCAGCGACTACACGCTGGCCAAGACCGGCCGCAGCGTGGTCCGCGACCTGCGCGAACAGGTGCTGCAGAAGTACCTGCACCTGCCGTCCTCGCACTTCGACGCCGAGGCGACGCCGGTGATGGTCAGCCGCCTGAACTTCGATACCGAACAGGTTACCCAGGCCAGTGCCGACGCGCTCAAGACCGTGGTCGCCGATACCCTGACCATCATCGCCATGCTGGCGGTGATGCTGCAGATGAGCGTCAAGGTGACCCTGGCGATGCTGGTGGTGGTGCCGCTGATCGGCGTGATCGTCTCCTACGTGGGCAAGCGCTACCGGCGCATCAGCCGCGGCATCCAGGACGGCATGGGCACCATGGCGCAGACCGCCGAGCAATCGCTGGCCGCGCAGCAGGAAGTGAAGGTGCACGGCACCCAGCAGCATGAAATCTCGCGTTACTCGCGCTTGGCCAACCGCATGCTGGCGCTGAACATGAAGGTGGAAGTAACCCGTGCGGCCGCCTCCAGCGTGGTCCAGTTCCTGGCGGCGCTGGCGCTGGCGGTGATCGTGTGGGTGTCCACCCGCGAGGCGCTGGCCGGCAAGCTCAATGCGGGCCAGTTCATGGGCCTGATGACCTCGATGATGGCGATCATTCCGTCGCTGCGCCGGCTGACCAGCGTGCAGACCTCGATCTCGCGCGGCGTGGCCGCTGCCGAGCGCCTGTTCAGCATCATCGACATGCCGGTTGAGCGCGACGACGGCACGCACGCCGTGCAGCGCGTACGCGGCGAACTGGCCTTCGAGCACGTCATGCTGCGTTACCGTGAAGACAGCGGCATCGCCCTGGACGACATCAGTTTCGTTGCCAGGCCCGGCACGGTCACCGCCATCGTCGGTCGTTCCGGCAGCGGCAAGACCAGCC contains these protein-coding regions:
- the msbA gene encoding lipid A export permease/ATP-binding protein MsbA, which codes for MSSHHAPVWPIYKRLLGYTRTYWVFMIGAVIAMVVEALAGYHFTKLMEPLVNRGFVNPEPRMAVILPLTILGLFLMRSVATWVSDYTLAKTGRSVVRDLREQVLQKYLHLPSSHFDAEATPVMVSRLNFDTEQVTQASADALKTVVADTLTIIAMLAVMLQMSVKVTLAMLVVVPLIGVIVSYVGKRYRRISRGIQDGMGTMAQTAEQSLAAQQEVKVHGTQQHEISRYSRLANRMLALNMKVEVTRAAASSVVQFLAALALAVIVWVSTREALAGKLNAGQFMGLMTSMMAIIPSLRRLTSVQTSISRGVAAAERLFSIIDMPVERDDGTHAVQRVRGELAFEHVMLRYREDSGIALDDISFVARPGTVTAIVGRSGSGKTSLIRLVPRFYEPNGGRILLDGVALDDYPLADLRRQVAIVGQKVMLFDDTIAANIAYGMDATDEQIRAAAEAANAWEFIARMPQQLQTPVGENGALLSGGQRQRLAIARAILRDAPILILDEATAALDNESERLVQDALQRLMPERTTLVIAHRLSTIEHADQVLVMDHGRIVERGTHQELLSMGGLYQHLHNMQFRERQD